In Aedes albopictus strain Foshan chromosome 3, AalbF5, whole genome shotgun sequence, the following are encoded in one genomic region:
- the LOC134290720 gene encoding cyclin-dependent kinase 11B-like, with product MVKSGNFTLTPCGVCSETSDTNEGMVGCDACDLWFHFRCVEVTEESLVGLEKWFCPAEPCQRAREETTKKRTDRKKGTKSKESRSLAPDESDRSSVKSDRQSGSTLEKRLKALEKEQEEKEQEMEIGRILREKRIEMNRILNEKQLRIDNELREKERRLEEDMLGQSLRDEKIHADRMQQMRESYQKAIIGVKGMSTTTVGAEPKFENAEEMFNAGEGCSSRHKKMLNTPLRNPGISLQSGPQKQRKSVEKKQRIEELGGRSEEELGSIDESSDSDSSETNNSSGTSSEEEKEQSHCESEKSASSEDGQHRKKRKQ from the coding sequence ATGGTGAAGTCGGGCAACTTCACGTTAACCCCCTGCGGTGTTTGCTCGGAGACGTCCGATACCAATGAAGGTATGGTGGGATGTGACGCTTGTGACCTTTGGTTTCACTTCCGGTGCGTGGAAGTGACGGAGGAGTCTCTGGTTGGTTTGGAGAAGTGGTTTTGTCCAGCAGAGCCTTGTCAGAGAGCTAGAGAAGAAACCACTAAAAAACGAACCGATCGCAAGAAAGGGACGAAATCGAAGGAATCGAGATCTCTAGCACCGGACGAATCGGACAGGTCTAGTGTCAAATCTGACCGTCAGTCCGGATCAACTCTGGAGAAGCGATTGAAAGCTCTTGAAAAGGAGCAGgaggaaaaggaacaagagatgGAAATTGGGCGAATTCTGAGGGAGAAACGTATCGAAATGAACCGAATCCTGAATGAGAAGCAATTGAGAATCGATAACGAGCTACGGGAGAAGGAAAGGCGACTTGAGGAGGATATGCTGGGGCAATCGCTTCGCGACGAGAAAATCCACGCTGATCGCATGCAGCAGATGCGAGAGTCGTATCAAAAAGCGATTATAGGGGTGAAAGGTATGTCAACTACCACCGTTGGTGCTGAACCCAAGTTCGAGAATGCGGAAGAAATGTTCAATGCAGGCGAAGGCTGTTCATCGCGCCACAAGAAAATGTTAAACACACCGTTGCGGAATCCAGGCATTTCACTACAGTCTGGTCCGCAGAAGCAACGGAAGTCAGTGGAGAAGAAACAGCGGATTGAAGAGTTGGGAGGTAGATCGGAAGAAGAGCTTGGTTCCATCGATGAAAGCAGCGATTCAGACTCCAGCGAAACAAATAACAGCTCGGGTACCTCCtcggaagaagaaaaagaacaatCGCATTGCGAGTCGGAGAAGTCAGCGTCTTCCGAGGACGGACAGCATCGAAAGAAAAGAAAGCAGTGA
- the LOC134290721 gene encoding uncharacterized protein LOC134290721, with translation MNPLLDTDGVMRVGGRLQQAEFATFDMKHPVILPKGHPVTNMLILNYNEKFAHANRETVCNELRQRFHIPKLRQAIRQAVKGCMWCRVNRCSPQAPMMAPLPVQRVTSHLRPFSSVGVDYLGPIEVSVGRRREKRWIALFTCLAVRAVHLKVVHGLSTQACLMAIRRFLSKRGAPDEFFSDNGTNFKGACNELACIGRECAGVVTSPTIKWTFIPPATPHMGGSWERMVRSSSSSSILLTTLAEAEDAINTRPLVYLPQEAAEIEAITPNHFLRGTIKDADLKVDASSDFAEALRDVYKRSQYLAEQMWQRWWKEYLPTINLRSKWVEDRKQLRVGDLVFIVNDGHRKNWTRGIVEEVFAVLAATKLLKKGGANFRSECLLTDQIYNAGPGLFGFDPAVTSRSAFASLEAEVAVLG, from the exons ATGAATCCTCTTCTGGACACCGATGGAGTGATGCGCGTGGGCGGCAGGTTACAACAAGCAGAATTCGCTACCTTCGACATGAAGCATCCAGTCATACTTCCAAAAGGACATCCTGTGACCAACATGTTGATTCTGAACTACAACGAAAAGTTCGCGCACGCAAATAGAGAAACTGTGTGTAACGAACTTCGCCAGCGATTCCACATTCCCAAATTACGTCAGGCGATTCGACAAGCGGTCAAGGGTTGTATGTGGTGCCGTGTCAATCGATGTTCGCCGCAAGCTCCAATGATGGCACCGTTACCAGTGCAGCGGGTAACGTCACATCTCCGCCCGTTTAGTTCGGTGGGAGTTGACTATTTGGGCCCTATTGAAGTTTCGGTTGGACGCAGGCGGGAGAAAAGATGGATCGCTCTATTTACCTGTCTGGCAGTACGAGCAGTACACTTGAAAGTAGTGCACGGATTGAGCACTCAGGCATGCCTAATGGCAATTCGAAGGTTTCTGAGCAAACGAGGTGCCCCGGACGAGTTCTTTTCCGACAACGGAACCAACTTCAAGGGCGCATGCAACGAGTTGGCATGTATTGGTAGAGAATGTGCGGGAGTCGTAACGAGTCCAACCATAAAATGGACCTTCATTCCCCCAGCTACCCCACACATGGGTGGTAGTTGGGAGCGCATGGTgcggtcatcatcatcatcatcaattctaCTAACTACGTTAGCTGAAGCAGAGGACGCAATCAACACCCGGCCATTGGTCTACTTACCACAGGAGGCAGCAGAAATCGAAGCAATAACACCAAATCATTTTCTTCGTGGGACTATCAAAGATGCGGATCTGAAGGTGGACGCTTCTTCGGATTTTGCAGAGGCTCTAAGAGACGTTTACAAGCGGTCGCAGTATCTAGCAGAGCAAATGTGGCAACGCTGGTGGAAGGAATATCTGCCAACCATAAACCTACGATCAAAATGGGTTGAAGATCGGAAGCAGCTACGCGTGGGAGATTTGGTGTTTATAGTGAACGATGGACATCGGAAGAACTGGACCAGAGGAATTGTAGAAGAAGTGTTTGCAG TTTTAGCTGCTACTAAGCTGCTCAAAAAAGGTGGTGCTAATTTCCGAAG CGAATGTTTATTGACCGACCAAATCTACAATGCCGGTCCTGGCCTGTTCGGTTTCGATCCGGCCGTCACTTCCCGTAGTGCATTTGCTTCCCTGGAAGCCGAAGTAGCTGTGTTGGGTTGA